The following DNA comes from Tachypleus tridentatus isolate NWPU-2018 chromosome 9, ASM421037v1, whole genome shotgun sequence.
TTTGGTTTGAATATTGAAATATGTACATGTTAGCTGAAGACCACAGTCATCAACTTGAATTACAATGACCTAGAAACGTGGTGTATTTTGTGGGTTACTCAGTGCTGATCTAAAAATGCTGACGTGGCATGACCTAGTGGCTAGaacactcaacttgtaatctgggAAGCATGGGTTGAACCAAACACGCCCGCCTTTTTAGCTTCGGGGACGTTATAAAGCGacataaatctcactattcgttggtaaagagccAAAAGGTAGCTGAAGTTGATTAGCTATCTTCTCTTTTGTCACtttaaaattatggatggctaaccCAGAGAACCCTTTAGTaacttcgtgcgaaattcaaaataaacaggaTATGTTAGGTTtgggaataatttaaaataattataggcGTGCGTTTTTTACTCAATAGCAAAATATTATAGGCTGCAGGAATAATCTACGTTGTTTTCCTTTTTCCTCGTTGTTGGTGAGGGATGTTTTTCACTCGTGgaaaattaaatgtaaacagaTTTTGTGGATTTATCTTTATTTAGTAAATCATGGTTCGTGTTTTATTTATAGTGAAAGAAAATCTTacgtgtttgttgttttgttgtaatttgatataaaaatatgttttattagtaaatgtAATATAACTGAACTACTTCCAACATTTGCAGATATCAATGAACGTTTAATTtcagtaatgtttttaataaatcgGTCTTTATGTACTAATACTGTATTAACTACCTCTGTCTGTGACGCTATACTTTTTTATGTTGgttatttcaaagttttacaaacatttcAGCTTGAGTCCCTCCAAGAATTTAAACATTCTAATTGTGGACTGTCATCTAATGATttgatagaaatataaaataatagctGCCCTTAGGTACTATAGTTGTATTGTAATTGTATTGTTctataaaaacgttttaaatacaaatgacgtttatttattgaaacaagtaaaactttCGCTAAACATACGTGTCTGGGAGGTTTGGAAATAATATTTCGAGGACCAAAGTTTGAGAATATCTGGATTAAGAGAATGTAATTCTGGATTTATTTATGAAACCATGCAtgattttacctttttatttggATTTTGTTGAACTTGTTCCAGAAAGGTAATTGGTGTCGCGAGCAAACAAGTTACTGAACCTTCAAGATTGTGTGCGGCAATGATCACTGCTTCTAAAGTAATATACTGAATTTTAGTAGCTAATAAAGAGAATCCAGTTGTTGCTCTTTTCCACTATTGTAACTGGAGTTCTAcgtatatatacttatatttatgGCAAAACTACTATAGATGTCTCTcatcgtctctaattttgaactgttgaccAAAGAGAAAACTATCAGTCAACAGTACCATATCACCTATTATCCACGATAAGTGATTGGCTGTTCCCCTTATAACTTGGTTGTCATTCCAAAATCCCTATCTCTACCGTAAGACCAAACTACTTTAGTAATCaggtaatattgaaaaaaaaagaacagatgAACACTATCAGCATAATGTCTGATAGAAGTAATATTCACTGACAAGTAAGACGACTGTCAGAGATCAACAGAGTTGGGGCTGGGCTAACATAGTTATTATCCCTAAGAACTTGTTAGTAGACTGAATACTTACAAATGATGGATATAATGCATTTTTgcaatagaaagttgagaatatTAGTCATTCCTACTGTCAAGAAATGATACGTACACTAGATCCGTATTGACGAGTATTCATAAAAAATGTTACACTGTGATcaaattagttttaactttttttttacctgaaTTTCTGGGCTGTAAGGAGCTAATTTGACATGGATTTTTCAACCTTAACTTTTCCCTCTTTACCACTTTTGGTTCTCTTAGACATACTGATTTCCCATTCAAAATGAGTAATATTTGTAAACAACTTGAGAAAAAAAGAAGATGAATTTTTGGAGTTAGATGAATTCTACGAATCTAACCGAGTtgttccccagtggtacagttgtatgtccgcagactcacaccgcttgaaaccgggttttgatatccgtggtgtgcatagcagagatagcccaCTGCGTAGCTTTattcttaattccaaacaaaaatctAACCGAGTTTGAATtaagaaaatgtgaaataatagtcataaaaacgaaaaaaaaattagcatatgATGTGTGAACAAGATGATAGACTGTAGCTATCCTGGGTGTAGAAGTTGAATTTTAACTAGTACATTTCCTAAACTGAGAGATTACAGCATTGAATAGCAAAATTATTAGTGTCATCTATTTCATTTTCGTGTGTTATGTATGTCATTTTTGATCATTACACGCACGCAATAACAGGAATGCAGTTGTTCTTCAAGGTATTACCTGACTCACTAATAAAGATTACTGTTCACTTGTTCTTGTTgtattacattatacatacacAATAATCTTTCCCACTAGAATGCACAAATGAAGCCAAACATGAATTGCCCAGAACGATTAGCAACTATGGAAAAAGCAATTTAGTTATATTCCAGTAAGTAGACTCTGTATGTAGGGATGATCAGGATAACCAATgggtataatacaaatattcataCTAAAACAATCAACAAAGACAGAGAGTATTACCTTAAGAGATTATTGCCACTTACTTTGATGTGTTTAAAATCAAGGCGAGAAACCATCGCTAAAGATTCCAAACCAGAAAGTGATCAACCAACCAAATTGTTCgtctttcttcttcttgtttcagtCAAGATAGTTTTACAACTACTTTAACACTAATATAAGTTTAAATCTAAATCCACTCTATGTATTCCTGGGCAGTGTCTTTGGGGAGCCAATTCCTATATGatatatgaagtgaaggagtaaaaatatatatatatatatacagggcaAAAAGTGCCTCCACCTGaaaatgctgttaatttgttatatcttttattaaacaacagaaaattatgtaaaactatatgtttttagaacgcacttGACGAGATATGTTTAAATCCTAATTTGAACACTGGATTTCATAAATATTTGcgcttttcatgattttaattacatattgTGATGAAAAGAGTTGCGCACCTTATGTAGTTTATTACACCTTCTTGTCTCAATTAGCTAACAAAATGGtcaaacaagttgtaatattgaGAATACTTCAGGATTGTGCTGTGTATAGCTGTGTCATAATTGTATTCTTGCTTGCATTCTTTTTGGCACTGCCACCTCTATATCGTTtgttatttagaaaatgtttttattacttgttttcacTACCCACTTGGATAGAAACATGGatgtatgaaatattttggtGAGTATTTGATGTTTACATGATTAAAATAAAGGAGAAAGAAAAACACTGACTATGTTATACATAACCCATACTTCATTTCATCCATTATTGacctagtatttaggctaatttcgtagtgtccacattttccctattaaatgctaaaaggttttttatttttattttccgttttcttattttcatttttcgaagctctactcaaataagtggttgactTTAACgacgcaaaatggatattttttctttatgttcattggccttaagattttggccagcagtgtacaaaagttttacaaacttacagactaTACTGGGTCTTCTATCTACTCTAGAACTGtatcttttatcgacgttcacggaGAGCAAATTAATTCCTTGTTGATGCACTTGTGTACTTCTTTTAACAGCTTGCTCAGCTTGAAGCACTTATAAGTTTTCACCCACTCAAAATAAGAACTAGTCAAGGCGACGACTTTTGAATAGTAAATCAGGTTGTCAAGCGGTGCCAAAAAAGACTCTCCAAGTAGTGGCTAAAAATCGATGACTACCTAATACCTGGGATACCTGGCAGgtaataaatttgactgctctATGATAGGCTTTATGACTTTCGTGAGGTATTCATTCTGACCAGTGCTGACTACCTGAAAATAGTCTCATTGCCTGCAAACCACTACAGAGTAGTCATGATATAGTCAGTGTGACCCTATTCGTCCAAGGAGCGGTTGTCATTATGACCTTCCATTAATAATGGACTGTTGTCATTACGACTATCCAACGACCATGGAAGATAAGTCATGTTGACCCAGTCATGACCACCTCTGTAATGTCACTGTTAGGCAAAGAGACCATCTTCAGTCAGTTGTGATCAGCAGAACCATCACTGAGCAGTCAACCCCGCTGCCATCTGATGATTCAACCTAAGTCCCAGTAACCTGCCACcatcctgaaaaatataaaatgcattttagcagcaccatttttattccaaactgaaCACAAGTTTACATCAGTATACgtgtaccaaaataaaattcaaaatgcagcaacaatttgaaaataaataactgaatttaTAACAATACAGAATACACTTGGTTTTTGCAAATTCACCCTGGATCAAACACACATGACAAGTTACTATTACCAGATCTAATATAACCTTATGGCTTTGAACACTTTCCTCTTCCTTTACCTTTGGAAGTTTTGACATATTTCCCACtgttatgttttttgacattcgAGAGATCAAGCAACTGAATAACACATCTGTCTGCATCTTTTTCAGATTTGATAATTTTCCTGGACTCATCATAGAGCTTCAGAACAACTCTTTCaacaaagttgaaagttttcttgagttttgaTGGAAATGCAAAGTTGAAGATATAAAACTCCCTGCATACGTAGTGAATGCTTCCACAAAATCTTCAGTGGCACAAATATCAAAGTCATCAACATATAGTTTGAATTCCTGATCATAAAACTGAGAAATTGAACCACATTGAATGTATATACCACTCTCATCAGGTTCCCTAACTTAAGTACCCACCatgataattttactttcttttagaaGAAAAGGGATACCAAGAATGGCaatactagatgtaacatcaGGCATGTGTGAGGACTGTTTTATACGAAATGCTAGCAATGGATTATTTTCTAGTGATATGTTTCTGTCCTGCAGGTGAGAATTTATTGAGTCTTTATATTGAGAAGGAAAGTTGAACACTCCTTTTTCTGCATCATTTCCTAGCCgcttaaattcattcaatagCTGTGCTGGTGATGCCACAAGGAAAGGATAATGCTCTATAAGTTCATTGACAGGAGTGTTGTCAATAACCAGTTTCCTATGATCATGCAGAGTTTTGCCCATAAGTAAGTCCACTTTACAAAGATCACCCTTTTTTCTGCAATGGAGACGAGTTTTCATTTATTCCATGTGTTTTTCAGTGGAAGTTTCATCCTCCCCAACTGGCTTTTCATATAAGTATTGCTTTAATCCATTTAGCTTCTGTTCTGAGATGTGGTTTGGAGATTGGGTTTTATCAGTTGCAGTTTTCgtcgttttctttctttcttggactaTAGGCAATGATGAATCCTTCCACTTTCTATTATTCTGGAATTTCTGACGAAGCCTCATCCTTCACAGCTCCTgcaattagaattgacagaattagttctattgagaatgaataacaaaacagccctggtataactataattattttaaacaatatttcttttaaaccactTTTGGCATTTTTCACATTTAATCTGAGAAACTGAAAGTCACACACATACTggttaataaatcagttgtaCGAGTTTATCTTGACAATGTATTCTCTTTAGCGTCAAATTAGTTGAGTTTTATTAGTTGAGTCATGTTACatcgtatacaaacaaaacaaatatttcaaagtattaaaataatattttccacaGCCCCTTGTTGGTAGATATATGtacttttgtgtattttaaaaaatacaacttcccacaaaattttcacttgtttcttcactaatatGCAACACAAAAAAtgccatttaatttattttgtaactaatgaacATATTTCGTACAGAATACATTTACACCCTTACATGTGGTGATATGGTCATTCCTGTTATGCACTTTAGGACGAATTTTATTGAGCTCATTGGCTTTTGGGCTCATAAAGTCAAatgtatagataaaagaatatatttgtgatgaaactatatttcacaacaaacataacataatgcacatgtgGATAGTACTTACACGAACACCTTGGGGTGTTAGATTTGGGGCATCTGACAGCTGAGGGTAGCGCTTATATATTTCATCCACTACTTGGTCATACTGCCTTGAAGTTGGATATCTGGAAAATAGAGGTTAGGCAGGCTATCAAGTACAGATGAAGACATCTGAAGATATATAATTACACGCTTGTAATCAGAAATGGTACACATGATATTCACTGCACAGCACTTACAAGGTATAGTTGGAAACCTCAGTGTAGACTGCATCCAGTAAATGGAAGCGACCTTCTTTCTCAACAGACTTCGCTTGCGACAACAGCAAAGCAGTAGATCTAGGCAGACTTAACAAATTTTTCAGCTTAAAGGGTACTGGCCAAGACTTGAATGCTAAGATGATgaccaaagaaaatatcaaatagttcAAAACAGTTACAAATTGGGATTGACTTATTTCAATGAAATACTAACTAAGGCCTAATTGTCTCAAGTAAAAGATGAAACTATTTCTCCAACAGATTGAAAGATCTGTTTGACATTCATTAGGACATATCCTACCATGATGATATGGACTGAATTTGTTCAGTACTGGGACCGGGTGAAGGTGCACTCTGCTTGCTTGAAAGCACTTCAGGGTTCGGTGGATTCtagtcaaaaataaatttttaatgggtctatatttgtaataaaagaaattaacaaaagttGTCATTCaagaacaactacaaaacactaaaagatatattaaatttccGTAAATTTAACATCAGCAGGACTGGTATAAATCAGCTAATAAGTAATTTGACTTTTTCTAACAAATAGTAGCCTTTAAAAGGTGAAAgcaaatataagtagtctgaccTCAATAGATGGTGATGTTGGTGCAAATAtgcatgatacatattaatatgacacaAGTTCTCTCTGTTTGAAAATTGTGATGAAATGTGTCACAAAGgcagaaacaaatttacataaaatatgtcaaatcttttgatgaaatttgtcactgCAAGGTACACACCAAGttatataaaacaggttaaatATTCCACTGATTAccgagttctgtttaaaagttgTCATCATTCAGTCGCCACGAATGTAGTGATGTAGGATGATCATATTTTCACCTTTGTTCACATGACAAGGCAATGGATAATGATCATAAAGATCTGGAATGCTCAGGAGTTCATAGCTACAATGTAAGCATGAAGATGCTTGTGATAATCAACAATTTGGTATCTTTGACAATACAAAAAGGTTTTCCCCAAAGAACAAAGCAACAgatcactgaagaaaattgaaGACTGTCGAATTCATAGCTACTGACAACCATTGTCCCTGTATTGTATGCGAGAGGCAGTTGACTGTACAACCTGATATTTTAGTGACAACATCGCCTTCCCCAACAAATGCACTAACAAGGTTTCGCTCTTCACCGAGTGAATTCACAGGCAATCTGACAGGATTAGTCAGGTCAAAAGCATCTATTCCAAGAAATCCGCTTTCCAAATGTGAGCAGAGTTTATACTGGTGTCTCATTGCCATTGGTTTGGCGAGATTCCTCCTGTTTATGGTACGTCTtgcaacatcaacaaaaaactaTGTTTGGCCTCAAATCTCATGGTCCACACATTCCTCAGTGGACCATATCTGCGGGTCATCTCTGGGTAATACAAAGTAAAATGTCCCTTTGGCTTGAGAGTTCTGTTTGGAAAAGTCTTTTTCATAAAGAGAATGGAACTGTTGTATCACATTATTTAAGAATTCATTGCATATGACATTGATGGACACATTATCAATTCTGCCATATCCAGCAGAGTCAACAGAACTTCCCATCTGTTGTTGCATTCTGGCACTGCATCACCCACCAGTAATGGAGATAACCTTAAGAGACACCAAACTTGCACAGCTTTTTGCTTAATGTGTACAGACACTCTCAAAATAGCAATCTCAGGCCTATTGATTTTAGCAGTTCCTTTGTAGTGGAACTCCTTCACTCTGCCTGCAAGGTACTGAAGGCTGAAGTATCCAGACAAGACATACTGATCtatgagtaaaactaaaatttctaacATCAAGCCAGATTCAAAAAGGTTTTGTAATATAACAGGTGGTAGAGCATTTGCCACATGAAATTGCTGCAGAACGTTCAGGGGCGATCTTTTTTTAACCCCATATGTACTTGACAAAGTCGGTTCAGTTTCGACCATTGTAACTTGGTAATTATAGGATGCAATAGATCTCTCtggacattttgaaatatcagtcAACTTTCTTAACTCATCCCGAGTTACCATGCAGAATCTACAAGATCTGAGAGCAGAAAATGATTCAAGAAATCCTCCAATAGCAAGAGGTGCACCTGTGAATTTGAATGTTCCCTCTGGTTTGACAAAGTTAATACCAATGTTTTCAAGAACAGATATTTCTTCAATCAAAGTCTCATCACTGTATTTagcccatgttttttttttttttttttacattttggctCTTCAACAAGATTGCTAAGAATATACAATGAAGCTGAGATCTCAAAGCAGGTTCAATATTGCCTAACTGATAGAAGAAAGCAGCATATTTGTAAGCAGAAGCTCGTATTCCAGCCTGGTTCACAGCTGTAAACTCATCAAAATAGAGAATGATTTGAAGGACAAGGGGAGTTTCTTGTCGGAATGGATGGTTTTAGAAATGTTCATCATCAACGACATCTCTAAGACAATCATCAGCTGACTGGCGAGGATAAACAACCTGGCTAAAGATATCATCATGTTTAAGCAAACACTTCAGAGtatctaataaagaaatatagtgCATTGTGTCATGTTTCCCATCACCAGCAATTCCCAGGTCATActcaacaggttttacaaatgTCATATTATCTTCAATGTAAGACTGGAAACTATTGTGGTCAGTGAAATTTTAATCATGGAATGAAAGTCAATACTTTCTTTCTTGCAAGCTTCCATCACTGCAACTATACTATTTATAAGAACCCCCTCACTGATCAATGTTCTTTTTATGGTTTggaataaatgtttatctttgGCAGCCATAATAGGACaggacaaatttaaaaaaaatacttgtagttTTGTAAGTGATTTTTTCATTTTCATGCAGCTGCAGAATTGTTTTAGCTAAGGTTCTTCTCTTGTCTGTGACAACCATctccttattaccatcaactgcCTCATCACTGTCAGGTTTTTATACCTCTGTTTCATAAAGTTCTCGGCACATTCACCACCAGCTTCATTATCATGCATACTGGTAGTAGCAAACCATCCACGctttttattttatgtcttttCAAACATCTGATGCTTTTGAATGGTCTTTCACATCCATTAACCCCACATGGGACAACAAATCCAGGCTCATGCTCATGaaccaaagaaaaatgtgaaagaagcTTGTTAAAATGCCtaaccttataattacatttaatgcaagggaaaatattgaaaacatctGACTGTTCTGCCATGTTTAACTCCAAAGTTTACCAAACTTCAcagtgtctattaataaatatcatgcaAGACATGCATCCAAATGTCACGGGTTTCCATTCTGGaacgtaaaatgtatcatttatttagctaaatttaatgaaaatttcaacaataacaactagcaAATGTCGGTCGCCCGCGAACCGACGGTGTATCCTCGGACTTCCCCTCAATCTAGCGAATAAAAACGTACTTCAGAATGCAAATTCTTGCCACAACCCCTCCCAGGGGTGGCCAAAAACATTCATTAACTAACTAACATATTCACCAAATTGGATAGAAATCCGAAAGGGATTGTGGACTGTAGAGTGAACACAAGAAAATCTCTGCAGACGCATACGCattacctaaatataaatattcctactctactactactagactacaatagcacagaCCTACACAATGTAACGGGCAACCATCCTTGTTTACACATAACGAGTTGTACGAAAGCATACGGATGGATTCACTTCAGCTAATTTAGAAAGTTAAACATtcgtatttttatattgttttattgaaacatagtataggaaaataagacataaacGATTAATATTAACCTGTATTTCTTCTTTCCGTCATCTGTGCGGTTGCATGGCAATTGTGCAATGTCAGTACAAGTTTCGGtcattataaattctataaacgtCATATGTAATTCTCCAGTGTGCGACAAAATATTGCTGTGTGATTTCTCCCCACTCCCCCGCCGCCTTTGGGTTCATAGTGTCATCCCTACCTTCGGCTGCCGCTAAGGAGTGGACCGTGCCGTCTTCACTCCCCCCTGTGTATGTATAGTTGTATGTGAGCCCCTAAATCCCCTCCACCACCTTGAAGAATGATCAACCTCTCTACAAATAACACCTACAGCCCTCCTTGCACAAGGAGCCCCCGCCTTCAGATAAACTCGACCTGGTACACCCCTTTGGAAAAGAGATAGTCTCGCTCGCGCCTAATGTAGCTGCTTTCCATTTGTACTCGATTTTCGCTGGGCACCACTAGACAAATCGGATGCATTTCCTGGACGTGTAGTGTCAGCGCGAGTGTTACCCACGTGGCGAAAGCTTATTTCAGTCATAATTTAGATCGTTgtgtattgtattaaaaatatatatttactattggatttcatattcgaatattccaacacaaacacacaacaatataaaaagaCAACTgtcaaataaaacattgaagaaatagtagtggtcgataaataagatttattttgtgtgaaataaatttattccccccataaataaaagtaaataaataaattattgcaaagtttAGCCCTGGTTATGTTTCAATTGTTgtatttatggaacaaaatgCACGAATACAGTCATTTGTTTGAACTGCACCTAAATGATATAAGAAACATCAAGAGTGTCAATTCATGAGTTAATGCTGCATGTGGTGTTGGTCTTCCTGACCACAAATTAGTCCTTAAGACTAGCATAGCAGTGCTGCTATGAAGTAGTGAAGGTGACTAATTGCTTAAATTGACTAAGggtcagtcaaactgactagTAATAGATCATCGTTACTACTTAATAGTCAATTTTATATCCACGACTACAAAATGATAGTCATCTtgcttattgatacattttagacAGCGATCACGATATctctaaagcagaaaatagacgTGACTATGCCCTGGTAGTCgtaatgaacaacttttatttagagtGTTAGCTATAATTTACAGAGGTAGCTTACTTTGATCAGAAATTCATAGTAATTCACGAACTCCTGACTCTCTAAGTCGTTGTGATCTGAAGTTTCGCCTTATCTAGTTTATGCTATTCAATCAGAACTATCGGTATAGTCGACTTCGCTCAGACATTTCttttttcaagaattttatttaccaatttaatggaaaaaaaaaaaacattgtcagACTCGCGTGTGAAATGTAAACATTTACctaatataactacatataacTACATGCTGTGTTTAACGTATCGTAAAAAATATCAGAAGTCAGTGATATTTCCACTTTTTCTTTCGGCGATATTGCCCTCCCCTTGTACAGCGATataaccaggggttcgattcccctccgtgggctcagcagatgtggctttgctataagagaaacacacttTTATCAGCGTTAGATACcaaagatttaattatttttataatagactCAAATCATAACGATACCCAAACGGAAAGCGGTGAAGTATAAATGTTGGGCAATCGAGATACGAGCAGACCAGCGTGTTAACTTGGTGATACTACTGGCTATGTGTGACATTAAACGTTATTTTCATTTGATCTTGGCATCACAATAGACATCGAAACCTTAAAACCAAATTGAGGACCAGTTATTTCCACAAATGTGGTGATATTTATCTATATACTTcctattgttttaaattttgactttttctATGTACTTGGCTGACTGCCAATGATACGAGGCTACACTTTGACAAATTCTTCATTGGCACTTGTGTAACGTTCAGTGTTAAAAAAAACTCACGTTTTATAAAACAACGATTATTTTTACGCAGTTCTAAAAATGAGTTTACTTCTagaatcaaaattacaataaaaagcaaataactgataaaattttgttttggaatttcgcacaaagctactcgagggctatctgtgctagccgtccctaatttatcagtgtaagactagagtagagggaaggcagatagtcatcaccacccaccgccaactctggggctactcttttaccaacgaatagtgggattgaccgtcactttatacacccccacggctgggagggcgagcatgtttagcccgacgcgggcgcgaacccgcgaccctcggattacgagtcgcacgccttacgcgcttggccatgccaggccaaagcaAATAACTGACTGtgcagaataaaacaaaaaacaaaaaaaaccaaccaaacaaacttGATGAAACCACAAACAGTCTCATACGCTGTACATGTTTTGACATATTTTACTACGTCATCCTCAGAATGTTTTGTATATTCATAAATTCATGTTTATGTATGAAGTCTCGAAATGGTTGAGAAACCCGAGCCATTCGTCTTACTGCCTGTCATCTCTATTAGATGTCGTGGTGACGCAGTAAAGATACATGAAAACATTCTGAGTGCATGAAACACGAGGATGCATTCTCATTATAACTGTGTAAATTAGAAtcgttgttttataaaatgttagtttttaattacGCTGTTAGTAACTTTTTGTATCTTTACAGTGTGTATACTGgttattatttgaaacatttgtatatttgtatGAATTATAAATTGTAGCACACAGCAAACCATCTAACTTGTTCTTTGTATGTTTTATGTGTGCAAAATACTACTTGTTATTGTGTGTAgttgtagaatattattttaaagcgtTTAATTGATTGTCAGACAATCTACATTGTACTATCCTCCTATCCAAGcgatagtgtgacggtcaatctcactactcgttggtaaaagagtagcccaagaattggcgatgggttgtgatgactagctgccttctctctagtcttacattgctagattagggacggctagcgcagatagccctcgagtagctttgagagaatttcaaaacaaacaatcctttctgGCTTTTTATGTTATCCATCCGAAGTTTGAATTTTAAGTGACTATAATAAGCATTATAGTAATTAGAATTCACTACTTAATCTTGTTCCTTCCATAAAGTTTGTTGTTCACGAAAACTGATGATATATATACAGCTTATAGACTACTTTTATGCTTGCCGTATCTCAACCGCCCCTGGTGAGTCCTGATATTAGACGTAAGACCTCTTCAGCAGAGGATGTGGCAGATGTAGTGtagttgaaatattataacatattatcCTATGCTTAAATTCGTGAATTCTTAGAATTAATAAGATATAACTTAAGAacatcatttttaattaaatatatttcctaAGAGGGCTGGTTCTATTTTTGATCTATGTAAGTAGCTTGTTCTAATCGAAAgctaatattaaataatttattaaaataaaaatgccagaaaacagcaaaaaca
Coding sequences within:
- the LOC143225686 gene encoding uncharacterized protein LOC143225686 isoform X1 gives rise to the protein MTFIEFIMTETCTDIAQLPCNRTDDGKKKYRIHRTLKCFQASRVHLHPVPVLNKFSPYHHAFKSWPVPFKLKNLLSLPRSTALLLSQAKSVEKEGRFHLLDAVYTEVSNYTLYPTSRQYDQVVDEIYKRYPQLSDAPNLTPQGVREL
- the LOC143225686 gene encoding uncharacterized protein LOC143225686 isoform X2; translated protein: MRTAKRMRNQGGRQQTLLEAFERKKTTEIHRTLKCFQASRVHLHPVPVLNKFSPYHHAFKSWPVPFKLKNLLSLPRSTALLLSQAKSVEKEGRFHLLDAVYTEVSNYTLYPTSRQYDQVVDEIYKRYPQLSDAPNLTPQGVREL